One Elgaria multicarinata webbii isolate HBS135686 ecotype San Diego chromosome 7, rElgMul1.1.pri, whole genome shotgun sequence DNA window includes the following coding sequences:
- the FAM217A gene encoding LOW QUALITY PROTEIN: protein FAM217A (The sequence of the model RefSeq protein was modified relative to this genomic sequence to represent the inferred CDS: substituted 1 base at 1 genomic stop codon), whose product MFPAGSGAAPASPPAKETRASFGSFPGLVRGSTTNKSANLVEKKDFIPAIYGTSLPLSTFSHQTSQGCGSESDCSAEKKFHSPEDKIGTGGVLTSTFYKDHYKAAMEQLAALNLSKNTRATQLKSSSSRQGPFHSWSCVNNQGNNSVSRDFMPSSSNDVPLNFNTNPLVHSFMRRCHPCSYPRTQKATLENYCRNGDGDFFKRTNEATTSESYPATYSSSDDMLSLFKWNLRRGNGNAEDKLLVEGKDISENEKRSKALLKYFTNVNLNLKPEPIEHKDGAPTSLENDTFSYPDFLPPPYNTLDLQKISLSRWDDWKLSLNPPLDESLDKVVSRLVEMERLQHLTILRERTRETVSPTMAVNNRTSSSKDVYQLKQLKQPDISCSQAAFEDLHSIGCCMQEVDIPKCTCQHCHNKWSSAAASSVRSSTKHSRAFCKCSKAPVILDPSNVVTRRSLSCSGSSSKIRSGVKMTSPKSLSPSTTLACSLLDIESSKYKQPRTKRKSCRKSGALTGKSLHSQRLKSLSLVSKQKCSHVDHQXSVELTHQAVLSII is encoded by the exons aTGTTCCCAGCGGGTAGCGGGGCAGCGCCCGCTTCTCCTCCAGCAAAAGAAACGCGCGCGAGTTTCGGAAGCTTCCCAGG GCTTGTCAGGGGAAGCACGACCAACAAGTCCGCCAACTTAGTGGAGAAAAAAGACTTTATACCTGCTATTTATGGGACCAGTCTCCCACTGAGCACCTTCTCTCACCAG ACATCACAAGGCTGTGGTTCGGAATCTGATTGTTCTGCTGAAAAGAAATTTCATTCACCAGAAGATAAGATTGGTACAGGAG GTGTTCTTACAAGTACATTTTACAAG GACCATTATAAAGCTGCAATGGAACAGTTGGCAGCCCTTAACTTGTCAAAAAATACTAGGGCAACACAG CTCAAATCAAGTAGCAGCAGACAAGGGCCATTTCATTCCTGGAGCTGTGTAAACAATCAAGGCAATAATTCAGTGAGCAG agACTTCATGCCATCTAGCTCCAATGACGTTCCTTTAAACTTCAATACTAATCCATTGGTACATTCTTTTATGAGGAGATGCCACCCATGTTCTTACCCCAGAACTCAGAAGGCAACATTAGAGAATTACTGCAGAAATGGAGACGGGGACTTTTTCAAAAGGACCAATGAAGCCACAACTTCTGAATCTTATCCTGCTACATATAGTAGTAGTGATGACATGCTTTCTCTATTCAAATGGAATTTGAGAAGAGGAAATGGCAATGCAGAGGATAAGCTTTTAGTAGAAGGAAAGGATATATCTGAGAATGAGAAAAGAAGtaaagctttgctgaaatacTTTACAAACGTGAATCTTAACCTAAAACCAGAACCCATAGAACACAAAGATGGAGCTCCCACTTCACTTGAGAATGATACATTTTCATACCCTGATTTTCTTCCTCCACCATATAACACCTTGGATTTACAAAAAATATCTTTATCAAGGTGGGATGACTGGAAATTATCCTTAAATCCACCACTTGATGAATCACTAGATAAAGTAGTTTCTCGTCTAGTGGAAATGGAAAGGTTACAGCACTTGACTATATTAAGAGAAAGGACAAGGGAGACGGTTTCTCCCACGATGGCTGTTAACAACCGCACTAGTTCCTCAAAAGATGTATACCAACTGAAGCAACTGAAGCAACCTGATATTTCATGTTCTCAGGCAGCTTTTGAAGATCTTCACAGTATTGGCTGTTGTATGCAAGAAGTAGACATACCAAAATGCACTTGCCAGCACTGCCATAATAAGTGGAGTTCTGCAGCAGCATCTTCTGTACGTTCTTCCACAAAACACTCACGAgcattttgcaaatgctctaAAGCTCCAGTAATTTTAGACCCAAGCAATGTAGTCACACGGAGGTCTCTATCATGCTCTGGAAGCTCTTCAAAAATTCGATCAGGTGTCAAAATGACATCTCCAAAGTCTCTCTCACCCAGCACAACTCTAGCTTGCTCCCTACTTGACATTGAAAGTTCAAAATATAAGCAGCCAAGGACAAAAAGAAAATCTTGTAGAAAAAGTGGAGCACTAACAGGTAAATCCTTACACTCTCAGAGATTAaaatccctctcccttgtttcaaAGCAAAAGTGCTCCCATGTTGATCACCAGTGATCAGTTGAACTAACTCATCAGGCAGTCCTTAGTATTATTTAA